The following are from one region of the Elgaria multicarinata webbii isolate HBS135686 ecotype San Diego chromosome 13, rElgMul1.1.pri, whole genome shotgun sequence genome:
- the SYNE4 gene encoding nesprin-4, producing MQRVGRSWDLPLDHWEDRSCPTRRGEQVPDLCTVSMEKRIREEQAWHLQVALQDLIFRFQDWLLTAEVTVASANSSLVSYANSKKELQRFEALQRQLSDKLLLLETLNRQYHRLVRGGSISPPLRSTVRGLNRRSDELQTRAAAVYKRLKHFVNQREEFELERETIQVWLMELDLRLTDVEHFSGGTSLDKMIQLQAFQQDVQANAERVDCLLVRGESLIQKSQPEDAEILGEALQDLSCFCQEVFRRVFRFRWRLVSMRLVFEDEWLSDRESDLESDCFTEESLALDPVYAGTARRPFSPLCQSSPKKAPFLCRKQPAPIVGGTMDLEWDPSVDVGGSTSHDEEDSSYYSAITGVGQWEEPRRRCKSSSGWVSRSLPLRYGIQEDFCAQNGFQREWEQSNCSGIDQKIKRCSSGNSHPWELEHCADPLAEKGSCRLIEPMGFDPKRVETWLGQNCREKTGAEPEPEQGTHIPQPAMERQLQVKSQAGRQRAKREKPPQRTKKKARPTLITQPGLANNWEISTTKQPGSPSAEIAITTENGYDPPQPSVSSAGSQKLPGSPALRNRLLLLLFAAVLMLWFLLCSPNSLSEPSCLRMNGYARSSHLMLKYSGPPPT from the exons ATGCAGAGGGTTGGCAGAAGCTGGGATCTTCCTCTGGATCACTGGGAAGATCGTAGCTGCCCCACGCGCCGTGGAGAGCAGGTGCCGGATCTCTGCACGGTATCTATGGAGAAACGGATCCG AGAAGAGCAGgcatggcatctccaggtggccCTTCAAGACTTGATCTTCCGCTTCCAGGACTGGCTGTTGACCGCCGAGGTGACCGTCGCCTCCGCCAATTCCTCGCTGGTCTCTTACGCCAATTCCAAGAAAGAGCTGCAAAGGTTTGAG GCGCTGCAAAGGCAGCTCTCGGACAAGCTGCTGCTTTTAGAGACCTTGAACAGGCAATACCACCGGCTGGTACGGGGCGGCAGCATCAGCCCACCGCTCAGATCCACCGTTCGGGGACTCAACCGGCGCTCGGATGAGCTGCAGACGCGGGCCGCTGCCGTTTACAAGAGGCTGAAG CATTTCGTGAACCAACGGGAAGAGTTTGAGTTGGAGAGAGAGACCATCCAGGTGTGGCTGATGGAGCTGGACCTCCGGCTCACAGATGTGGAGCACTTCTCAGGAGGCACGTCGCTGGATAAAATGATACAGCTGCAG GCATTTCAGCAAGATGTACAAGCCAACGCAGAGCGCGTGGATTGCCTGCTGGTGCGCGGGGAATCCTTGATCCAGAAAAGCCAGCCCGAAGATGCTGAAATCTTGGGCGAGGCGTTGCAGGACCTGAGCTGTTTCTGCCAGGAGGTCTTCCGCAGGGTGTTTCGCTTTCGCTGGCGACTGGTCAGCATGAGGCTG GTCTTCGAAGACGAGTGGCTGTCCGATCGGGAGAGTGATTTGGAGTCTGACTGCTTCACGGAAGAATCCCTGGCGTTAGATCCTGTTTATGCTGGAACCGCCCGGCGTCCTTTCAGTCCTCTGTGCCAATCTTCCCCAAAGAAAGCCCCCTTCCTCTGTCGCAAGCAGCCGGCCCCCATCGTAGGGGGAACCATGGATCTGGAATGGGACCCTTCGGTGGATGTCGGAGGTTCCACGTCCCACGACGAAGAGGATTCCTCATACTACAGCGCCATCACAG GAGTGGGCCAGTGGGAGGAGCCTCGCCGAAGGTGCAAATCGTCCTCTGGTTGGGTGTCCCGGTCTCTACCTTTGAGATATGGCATCCAAGAAGACTTCTGT GCACAAAACGGCTTCCAAAGAGAATGGGAGCAGTCGAATTGCTCTGGAATAGACCAGAAAATAAAAAGATGCAGTTCTG GAAATTCGCATCCATGGGAGCTAGAACATTGCGCAGATCCGCTTGCGGAGAAAGGAAGCTGCCGCCTGATAGAACCAATGGGATTTGACCCCAAACGTGTTGAGACCTGGCTGGGACAGAACTGCCGGGAGAAGACGGGAGCAGAACCGGAGCCAGAACAA GGCACGCACATCCCCCAACCTGCCATGGAGCGGCAATTGCAGGTGaaatcccaggcaggcaggcaacgaGCCAAGCGGGAGAAGCCGCCCCAGCGGACAAAAAAGAAAGCCAGGCCGACCCTCATCACCCAGCCTGGTTTGGCGAACAACTGGGAG ATCTCCACCACGAAGCAGCCCGGCTCCCCGTCAGCAGAAATTGCAATAACCACTGAAAATGG ATACGATCCACCTCAGCCGTCGGTTTCTTCCGCCGGGTCTCAGAAGCTCCCTGGAAGTCCCGCCCTGAGGAAtaggctgctgctcctgctcttcGCCGCGGTCTTGATGCTGTGGTTTCTGCTCTGCAGTCCCAACTCTCTCTCCGAGCCCTCCTGTCTCCGGATGAATGGCTACGCCCGATCTTCCCACCTCATGCTGAAGTACAGTGGACCACCGCCCACTTAG